CGGGCGACTGCGCGCCGATGGACACCGAGACGCCGCAGGAGGCGCCGTCGAAGCCCTTGGCCGACGAGTCGTAGCCGATCTCGAGGATCTTCTCCCGCACCAGGGTGGCGACATCGGCGTACGCGGCGGTGGTCACCTCGCCCGCGATGTGCACCTGGCCGGTGGTGATCAGTGTCTCGACGGCGACACGCGAGGCGGGGTCCTGGCGCAGCAGGGCGTCCAGGATGGTGTCGCTGATCTGGTCGGCGATCTTGTCGGGGTGGCCCTCGGTCACGGATTCCGAGGTGAACAGGCGGCGGGACATGACACTCCAGGGCGGTGGCGGGTGGATGTGCGGCGCAGGGGGCGAGGGGCGGCGGGGCGGGGTTGTGGTGGTGGGGCCTTGGAACTTTGGAGCTTCGGGGCTTTGGAGCTTGGGGCCGTGGGGTTGTGGGGCCGTGGGGTTCTCGGCGGCCTCTTCGCTCAGCCCGGGGGGGGGTAGTGGGCGGCGGCCTCACATTGCGCGGGGCTGTGTCGTCGTAGAAAGGGGACGATGCCCCGAAGGCCGTTGTGCTGCCGGGGACGGACCCGCCCACCAGCCGACGCCCGAGGCCCGTCGGCCGGCAGCCGAGGGCCGGTGGGAGAGGGCAACCGCGGCTGGTGCCGGGCCGGTTGGGGCCGGCCCGGCGGGCGGGTGGACGCGGGCGGTGTGTCCTGCTTTCGCCGGCGCGTTTTGCCGGGACGGCGGAGGCGTCCCGGTCAGGGTGCGACGGGGCGCGGCGGGGGCCGGCGGGCTGGTGGGGTCAGGCGGCGGCGCGTCCCGCTTTGAGGGCGGCGGCGACGTCGGTCACGCGCCGGGCCTGGTAGGCGGCGGCCTGCAACGTCACCTCACTGGGCGCCACCTGATTGCCCGGCGCCCCCGCCACATGCGAGGTGCCATACGGGTTGCCGGTCTGGAACTGCACCGGATCGGTGTAGCCGGGCGGCACGATCACCCCGCCCCAGTGATAGAACGTGTTGGCCAGCGCCAAAATCGTCGACTCCTGACCCCCGTGCAGCGTACTGCTCGACGTGAACGCCGAATACACCTTCCCCGCCAACTTCCCCTGCGCCCACAACGGACCCGTCGTCTCGATGAACGCCCGCAACTGACTGGACGGATTACCGAACCGCGTCGGCGTCCCCCACAACACCGCATCCGCCCACACCAGATCCTCATGCACCGGCTCAGGAACCTCCGCATGCTCGGCCCGGTAGCGCTCCCAGGCCGCATTGGCCGCCACCGCCGCCGCCGGCGCCGTCTCGGCCACCCGCCGCACCCGCACCCGCGCCCCCGCCTTCTCCGCCCCCTCCGCCGCCGCATGCGCCAACGCATGCACATTGCCCATCGCACTGTAATAAACGATCGCCACGTTCACGGTTGTCATGACTGGGTTCCTTCGTGTGTGCGGGGGTGGGTGGGGCGGGCCCGGCGGCCCGCCCGGAACGGCCCGGGGGCCGGGGCGGGGGGGCGGGGGTCAGCGGCGTGGTGCGGGCGCGGTTCAGGGCTGCGGGGTGGGCGGCCGGGCGTTCATGCGGTGGTGGTGCGGTGGGTGCGCAGGGCGGTGCGCAGGGCGGCCACGACGCGTTCGACCTGGCCGGTGGTGAGTTCGGCGTGCATGGGGATGGCCAGGTGGCGGTGGAAGAGGTCGGCGGAGACGGGGCAGGTCTGCTTGGTCTCGAAGACCGGCTGCAGGTGGGTGGCCCAGGTGCCGTGGCCGCAGCCGATGCCCTGGCCGCGCAGGTCGGCGGCGAGGGCGGCGCGGTCGATGCGGTCGTCCAGGCGGACCAGGTAGGACTGCCAGGCGTGGGTGCGGTCGTCGGGGACCTGGGGCAGGGTCAGCAGGTCCTCGTCGGCCAGGAGGCGCTGGTAGTGGGCGGCGACCGCGGCGCGGCGGGCCAGGAGTTCCTCGATCCGGCCGATCTGCACCTGCAGGATCGCGGCGGCGATGTCGGAGAGTTTGAAGTTGTAGCCGACCTCGGTGAATTCGGGGACGGGCAGGCCCACGACCTTGGACTGGTCGAAGATGCTGCCGATGCCGAAGGAGGAGCGCAGCCGGGCGTCGGCGGCCACGGCGGCATCGGTGGCCACCAGGGCGCCGCCCTCGCCGCTGGTGGCGCCCTTGCGGCCGTGGAAGGACAGGCAGGCGACCTCGGCCAGGGCGCCGGCCTGGCGGCCCTGGTAGGTGGCGCCGACCGCGCAGGCGGCGTCCTCGATGAGGAAGAGGCCGTGCCGGTCGGCCAGGGCCTGCAGTTCGCGGTAGTCGGCGGGCAGGCCCACGGTGTCCACGGCGATGATGCCGACGGTCTTGGGGCCGATCAGGTCGGCGGCCGCCTGGGGGTCGATGGTGTGGGTGTCGGGGCGTACGTCGGCGAAGACGGGCACCGCGTCGAGGTAGCGCACCGCGTGGGCGGGGGCGGGGAAGGTGTAGTCGGCGACGATGACTTCGTCGCCGGGCCGGACGCCGAGGGCGAGCAGGGCCAGGTGCAGGGCGGCGCCGCAGTTGCTGACCGCGACGGCGTGGGCGTCGTAGCGCCGGGAGAGCTGGGCTTCCAGGGCTTTGCCCTTGGGGCCCTGGCCGGCGGGCCAGCCGGAGGCGAACACCTCGGCGACGGCGGCCAGTTCCTGCTCGCCCAGGCTGGCGTGGACCAGGGGGATGGGGTGGGGGTGGGTCATGTGCTCACTTCCCGTTGTCCGCGGTGGCGGGCGGCTGGTAGCGCAAGGGGGTGAGTTCCTGGACGTCGTAGCGCTTGCGCATGTCTTCGACGGCGGCCGCATCGACGGTGGTGCCGCGTGCCCAGATCTCGGCGATCTCTTCGAAGTAGTGCTCGTGGTCGGGCGAGGGATAGCTCTGGAAGAGCATCCGCACCGGTTTGTCGGTGGCGTTGCGGAAGGCGTGCGGGGTGCCGGGCGGCACGAACATGCAGCCGCCCTCGGCGGCGCGGATGACGCGTTCGCCGGTGGCGGACTGCCAGTGGTGCCAGGTGTCCCCGGTGCGTTCGGTGGGCTCGAAGCACAGCAGGTCCAGCTCGCCCTCCAGGACGTAGAAGAACTCCTGGGACTCGTGGTGGACGTGGGCGCCGACATCGAAGCCGGGCGGCACGACCACCTCGAAGATGGAGATGGCCGAGCCCTGCGCCTGGGTCGCCTTGAAGGTCACTTCCTGCGCCGGTGTGATCAGCTTGCGTCCCCCACCGGGCGGGAGGATCAGGGCAGTCATGTGTCGGGTTTCCTTCTTTCGGACGGGACCTCTCGCGTGCGCGGCCCGGAACGGTGCGGGGGCGCGGGGTGCGGGGGTGTGGTGGTGCCGGGGTGCGGTGGTGCCGGGGTGCGGTGGTGCCCGGGGGCGTGGTGCCGGAAGGTGGCGCGGGGATGCCCGGCCCGGACACGCCGGGCGTGGTGGTGCCCGGCCCGGACGTGGTGACCGGTCGGCCGTCAGGCGACCCGGCCCGGGCGCGGTGACGGGCCGGCCGTCAGGCGCGGTGGCGGGCCGGAAGGCAGGCCCCTGGGGCAGCCGGCCGGCGGTGACGGATCGGCCGGCAGGCGGGTGCGGCGGGCGGGTCAGCCGGCGGGCGGGCTGTCGCTGTTCCAGCGGCCCAGGGCCATCTCGGCGGTGATGCCGGGGCCGAAGCCGGCGATCAGGCCGGTGGCGTCCGGCATCGGGGTGTCCTCTTCGAACAGGCGCAGGGCGGCGTCCAGGACGACGGCGCTGGCGATGTTGCCGTACTCGGTCAGCGTCGACCAGCTGTGGCGGAAGACCTTGCGGTCCACGTCCAGGAACTTGGCCAGGTCGTTGAGGATGCGCGGGCCGCCGGCGTGGATGATGTAGAAGTCGAGGTTGGAGGCGTCCCACCGGTGGCCGGCGGCGAACTCGCGCAGCACCGGGGCGAGCGGCTCCATGGTGCCCGGCACCCGGCGGTCCAGCTGGAAGTGGAAGCCGGTGTCGCGCACCGAGTAGGAGATCCAGTCCTCGGTGTGGGGGATGAGGTAGGAGGAGTTGCTCTCCAGTTCGATGCCGGTGCCGCCGCGGCCGCGGACCACGGCGGCCGCGACCGCGTCGCCGAACAGTCCGTCGGACAGCAGGGAGCCGATGTCGTCCATGTCGGGCTGGTAGCACAGCGAGCACAGCTCGCAGGAGACGATCAGGACGTTGCTGCCGGGGTGGGCCAGGCAGAAGTCGTGGGCCCGGTTGATGGCGGCGCCGCCGGCCGCGCAGCCCAGCTGGGCGATGGGGATCTGGCGGGTGTCGGAGCGAAAGCCCATCTTGTTGATGAGCCAGGCCGTCAGCGAGGGCATGAGGAACCCGGTGCACGACACGTAGATGATCGCGTCGATGTCGCGGGCGTCGACCTCGGCGTTGGCCAGGGCTTCCTCGACGACCTCGGGGGTGCGCTTTTTCGACTCGGCCTCGTAGATGCGGTTGCGTTCGGTCAGGCCCGGGTGTTTGAGGGTCTGCTCGATGGGCTGGACGATATGCCGCTTCAGCACCCCCGTGTTGCGGATCAGCCGCAGGGCCAGGGGAAGCTGCGGCTTCCCGGCGTGGACCCGCTCGGCGAATTCCAGCGTCTCTTCGGCCGTGATGACGTTCTCCGGCACACGCACCGACGGCTTGCATAGCCTGGGCATATCGGGAATCCACTTTCTCTAGAGTCTGCCTTCTGCACGTGACTGAAGCGCTCGCGCACTCCCGGCGGCGCCGCCCGGGCGGGCGGCGGCAAGAACAGCGGTGACATCGCCTGCCGTGCCGCCTTCGCCGGGCCCGCGCCGGGTCCGCGCCGGGGCGCGGAACCAGGGGGTGCGGGCGCCGGGGAAGGCGGCACGAAATGAACGGCGGGCCCCCCGCCTCCTCCTTGGCCCTCCCGCCCAACTGCCTGCACGCCCGGCCCGGCCCGGCCCGGATGAGGTCGGCCGGCAAGCGGCCGGCCCGGACTGACCGGGCGGATGGGCGAGGGCGGAGGACGGGCGCAAGGAGGGCAAGCGGACGCGGAAACAGTGGCGGGCGCAAGGGGGGGGCAA
The window above is part of the Streptomyces venezuelae genome. Proteins encoded here:
- a CDS encoding cupin domain-containing protein — encoded protein: MTALILPPGGGRKLITPAQEVTFKATQAQGSAISIFEVVVPPGFDVGAHVHHESQEFFYVLEGELDLLCFEPTERTGDTWHHWQSATGERVIRAAEGGCMFVPPGTPHAFRNATDKPVRMLFQSYPSPDHEHYFEEIAEIWARGTTVDAAAVEDMRKRYDVQELTPLRYQPPATADNGK
- a CDS encoding DegT/DnrJ/EryC1/StrS family aminotransferase, with translation MTHPHPIPLVHASLGEQELAAVAEVFASGWPAGQGPKGKALEAQLSRRYDAHAVAVSNCGAALHLALLALGVRPGDEVIVADYTFPAPAHAVRYLDAVPVFADVRPDTHTIDPQAAADLIGPKTVGIIAVDTVGLPADYRELQALADRHGLFLIEDAACAVGATYQGRQAGALAEVACLSFHGRKGATSGEGGALVATDAAVAADARLRSSFGIGSIFDQSKVVGLPVPEFTEVGYNFKLSDIAAAILQVQIGRIEELLARRAAVAAHYQRLLADEDLLTLPQVPDDRTHAWQSYLVRLDDRIDRAALAADLRGQGIGCGHGTWATHLQPVFETKQTCPVSADLFHRHLAIPMHAELTTGQVERVVAALRTALRTHRTTTA
- the wrbA gene encoding NAD(P)H:quinone oxidoreductase, producing the protein MTTVNVAIVYYSAMGNVHALAHAAAEGAEKAGARVRVRRVAETAPAAAVAANAAWERYRAEHAEVPEPVHEDLVWADAVLWGTPTRFGNPSSQLRAFIETTGPLWAQGKLAGKVYSAFTSSSTLHGGQESTILALANTFYHWGGVIVPPGYTDPVQFQTGNPYGTSHVAGAPGNQVAPSEVTLQAAAYQARRVTDVAAALKAGRAAA
- a CDS encoding type III polyketide synthase, whose translation is MPRLCKPSVRVPENVITAEETLEFAERVHAGKPQLPLALRLIRNTGVLKRHIVQPIEQTLKHPGLTERNRIYEAESKKRTPEVVEEALANAEVDARDIDAIIYVSCTGFLMPSLTAWLINKMGFRSDTRQIPIAQLGCAAGGAAINRAHDFCLAHPGSNVLIVSCELCSLCYQPDMDDIGSLLSDGLFGDAVAAAVVRGRGGTGIELESNSSYLIPHTEDWISYSVRDTGFHFQLDRRVPGTMEPLAPVLREFAAGHRWDASNLDFYIIHAGGPRILNDLAKFLDVDRKVFRHSWSTLTEYGNIASAVVLDAALRLFEEDTPMPDATGLIAGFGPGITAEMALGRWNSDSPPAG